A region of the Babylonia areolata isolate BAREFJ2019XMU chromosome 10, ASM4173473v1, whole genome shotgun sequence genome:
gacatctctctctctctctctctctctctctctctctctctctctcccagttcttatctgtctctgtttctgtctatgtctctctgtttgttttcaATCTATTTCATTCcatgttattctattttatcttatcttatttcattttagatTATTTGTCTTCCGCTTCATCAAAGTGAATATCATTCACCTTTTCATGACTTTTTGCGGAAcaaatgatttttctttctttctttctttctttctttctgcctgtctttctttcttttccagatGACATTGACTGCATCACGTACATAGAATACTCAACAACAGTACCTTCGCTGTACCTtctaaatctttctttctttcttttccagatGACATTGACTGCAGCACGTGCAAAGAATGCTTAACAGCAGTGGCTTCTGTGACCTTTCGCCTTCACGTGGACACCCACGAGCTGGTGACGTCATTTTGCTCGGACACTGCATCGCTGTTGTCCAACGATCTGCACGAGCTGCTGAAAATGGTCAACGCTTTGCTCAACTGGGGTGGaggctgcgtgtgtgtgcattgctctTTGCCTTGCCCCGTGGCTCGCTTGGACGCTGTTGTTGATCACAGGTAGGTGGAGAGGTGTCGTATTTATTCTTGTCATTATTCTTCATTtattgttgtgttgcattattgaTCACAGGTAAGTGAAAAGGAGTTGTAATTATTTATTCGTCATTTATTATTGTTGCTTATTGATCACAGGTAAGTGAAGAGGTGTAGtatctattcattattcatttattgctgTTGCTTATTGAGCACAAGTAAGCGGAGAGGTGTATTTATTCagtctttatttgttgttgttgcctactGACCACAGGTAAGTGAAGAGGTATCGTATTTATCTATTCTTCATTTACTATTGTTGCTTATTTATCACAGGTAAGTGAAGAGGAGTCGCATTTATACTCTTCATTTATTGTTGCTGCTTACTGGTCGCAGGTTAGTGAAGAGGTGTATCTATTTGTTCTTGATTTACTAGTGTTGCTTATTGATCACAGTTAAGTACATAGGtgtcgtatttatttatttttcgtttACTATTGTTGCTTATTAGTTACAGGTAAGTGACGAGGTGTCGTATTTATTCAGTGAAGAGGTGTATCTATTCATtcttcattcaatattgttgctTATTGATCACAGGTAAGTGAAGAGGTGTCGtatctattcattattcattcattattgttGCTTAATGATCATAGGTAAGTGAAGAGGTGTATCTATTCATtcttcattcaatattgttgctTATTGATCACAGGTAAGTGAAGAGGTGtatctattcattattcattcattattgttGCTTAATGATCATAGGTAAGTGAAGAGGTGTCGTATCTATTTGTTCTTGATTTACTATTGTTGCTTATTGATAACAGGTAAGTGAAGAGGTGtcgtatttattcattctttatttGCTATTGCTGGTTATTGATCACAGGTAAGTAAAGATGTGTCATATTTATATATTCTTTATTCAGTGTTGTTGCTTACTGATCACAGGTAAGTGAGGAAGAGTCGCAATTATTCATTTATCGTTGTTACTTGTTTTTAGCGCAGCCgaccacacagacccacaccagGGCTGGAAACTAAACGATTCCTTGGAacctgaaaaagaacacacacacacacacacacacacacacacacacacacacacacaggggaagaaaaTTAGGCACACGTACAGTTATATCTATGCACATAAACCTCTGACATGCCTATTTCTTTCAGCATTCTGTCATTTCGTTTTGTAGCAAGAGGCTTAGAAACAAGTAACCTGAACACAAAGATAACCATGCACAGTACACAAATCATATGTATATCAGGCCAGAGACGGGCTGGGGCGAGAGCGTGCCCGTGTACATAATTATCCACGCGcataattatgcatgtgtgtgcttttttttgtttgtttgtataggtTAACAAGTCTGATCACCAACGCTACAACTTACGACGACAATTTCCAGCGCATCGCGAGAGACAGTCGCCACGTGACCTACAGAGTCAAACCGCTACACCGGAAGTGTATCAGCATCCTGGATTTCCGTTCCTGCCTTTCCAACAACCAAGGCCTCGGAAAGCCCTCCCAACAGCAAATCCAGTCCTTCGTCGACCACAGTTTCCAACCTTCAGCTGGATCTGTGTCCACTGAGACTGGCCCCTGCAGACCGCAGTCCACGTTCCAACTTCTGCAGTGTGTGAGTCTGTTTCCGAGCTGCACAGTCCATCTTCACAGGATGGGTGATTTGGACGTCGGACCAAACAGTCAGGACTACGGTGAGAGAGTGGCGAATTACTGTTGGGAGGACCTGGGACTCGGTCGTTACATTTCGGCCTTGTGCAAGCAGAAAACTGGAGGGTGTGTGTACCTGGGGATCGAAGAACTCGTCACGGCAGGTACCCGAGCGTGGGTTCAGGTGCCGAACTGTGACCTGGGGATGCTGTTCCCGGGATGCAAGAGCAAAGTGTGGGTGGATGCCAGAGAGCAGGGTGTCCATGAGCCGGGTGGCGTGAGGTACCTGGCCAAAGATGAAGACGTTCCTCTGACCCCTGCTCAAGGCACGGGTCAGTACGTCTGCAGAGGcgttcttctccctcctccgcATCGACACGCTTTTCAGGCTCTTCTTTTCAACAAGATCCGTACGGGTATGCTGTGGTACCCGAACTACCCAGTTAACGCAGACCCTGTGAAAGTCATCTTCCACCCGGTCACGCAACCAGGGGATCATCAAGTGGATGATGTTTGTGTGGTGGAAGTTCAAGTCTTCCAATTCCATGGCGTGGCGTTTCATGATCCTCGGGGAGTTGAGGCCTACGGTGTCAAGGGGGTTGGCCCTGCTTTCCACATCCGGCGCCTGCGTGTGGATGAAGCGATGTCTCAAATTCACGAgttcaccagcagcagcaacgttTCTCTTGCCGCCTCGTCAAGGGAAAGTGTTGCATAGGTTCCAGGCTTCTCTCGTTTATCTGTTTCGTAGTTTCGCTTTCCCCGCCACTACCCATGCCATTTCTTATGGCATAACCTTCCTTCAGGACAGATAAACAATGGACTGtcgacattgcagaatggacaaactttacagagacccaggctttgacacacaaccaacagacagacctgaaggaatatggtgaacagttcttctgtgcagcgcctcaatgactcttcacagagttgagggagaagaagaaggaggaggaggagaaggaggaggaggagggggggaggaggaggaggaagggaagaagaagaagaagggggaggaggaggaggaggaggaggtggaggaggaggagaagaagaagaacaagaacaagaagaagaacaagaacaagaaaaagaacaagaacaacaaagaaagaagaagaagtagaagaagaagagaagaagggtaggagaagaagaagaaggaggaggaggaggaggaggaggaggaggaggaggaggaggaggaggaggaggagaagaagaagaagaagaagaagaagaagaagaagaagaagaagaagaagaagaagaagaagaagaagaagaagaagaaggaggaggaggaggaggaggaggaggaggaggcgaccctcacgcccccccaaaaatccaccaccacccatccacctcctTCAGTTTTAGTTTGAACAAGAGTGGACAGTTGTGATGGTAATACACGTGATTAGCTGTGGTATAACAAGTTACCAGCTGTGGTATTAGAAGTTACCAGCTGTGGTATTACATTTATCAGTTGTGGTGTTACACGTTATCAGCTGTGGTATTCCAAGTTATCAGCTGTGTTCCACGTTATCAGCTGTGGTATTACAAGTTATCAGCTGTAGTATTACAATCTATCAGCTGTGGTATTACAGGTTATTGGCTGTGGTATCACAAGTTATCAGTTGTGGTGTTACAAGGTGGTGTTACAAGTGAACAGCTGTGTTTTTACAAGTGATCAGCTGTGGTATTAGATGTTATCAGCTGTGGTATTAGAAATTGATATTACAAGATGTCGGCTGTGTTATTACAAGTGATCAGCTGTGGTTCAGCTGTggaaggccatcacaccatcgatcgcctcaaagaaataaaagcagagagagggagcggccgtaagtctaacatgaaaggtagagcacgatgctttgcaaatcaaatatcggcatcatttccaaaccaacaaaacggaacagagtctctgtgggcctttccaaatacaatagactgagcaacacactagacgccacgttcttggcatcagagatcttttcccatccctcttgcggccaatcagtggcagcctctgtgcgtgtgtgtatgtgtgtgtttgtgtg
Encoded here:
- the LOC143287009 gene encoding uncharacterized protein LOC143287009; its protein translation is MDPSLENERLAPTLPRENAASQAVLPDDIDCSTCKECLTAVASVTFRLHVDTHELVTSFCSDTASLLSNDLHELLKMVNALLNWGGGCVCVHCSLPCPVARLDAVVDHRLTSLITNATTYDDNFQRIARDSRHVTYRVKPLHRKCISILDFRSCLSNNQGLGKPSQQQIQSFVDHSFQPSAGSVSTETGPCRPQSTFQLLQCVSLFPSCTVHLHRMGDLDVGPNSQDYGERVANYCWEDLGLGRYISALCKQKTGGCVYLGIEELVTAGTRAWVQVPNCDLGMLFPGCKSKVWVDAREQGVHEPGGVRYLAKDEDVPLTPAQGTGQYVCRGVLLPPPHRHAFQALLFNKIRTGMLWYPNYPVNADPVKVIFHPVTQPGDHQVDDVCVVEVQVFQFHGVAFHDPRGVEAYGVKGVGPAFHIRRLRVDEAMSQIHEFTSSSNVSLAASSRESVA